A genomic window from Glycine max cultivar Williams 82 chromosome 17, Glycine_max_v4.0, whole genome shotgun sequence includes:
- the LOC100499646 gene encoding receptor-like protein kinase precursor — MRVLVLLMLFLHSLHAARISEYRALLSFKASSITNDPTHALSSWNSSTPFCSWFGVTCDSRRHVTGLNLTSLSLSATLYDHLSHLPFLSHLSLADNQFSGPIPVSFSALSALRFLNLSNNVFNQTFPSQLARLSNLEVLDLYNNNMTGPLPLAVASMPLLRHLHLGGNFFSGQIPPEYGTWQHLRYLALSGNELAGYIAPELGNLSALRELYIGYYNTYSGGIPPEIGNLSNLVRLDAAYCGLSGEIPAELGKLQNLDTLFLQVNSLSGSLTSELGNLKSLKSMDLSNNMLSGEVPASFAELKNLTLLNLFRNKLHGAIPEFVGELPALEVLQLWENNFTGSIPQSLGKNGRLTLVDLSSNKITGTLPPYMCYGNRLQTLITLGNYLFGPIPDSLGKCESLNRIRMGENFLNGSIPKGLFGLPKLTQVELQDNLLTGQFPEYGSIATDLGQISLSNNKLSGPLPSTIGNFTSMQKLLLDGNEFSGRIPPQIGRLQQLSKIDFSHNKFSGPIAPEISRCKLLTFIDLSGNELSGEIPNQITSMRILNYLNLSRNHLDGSIPGSIASMQSLTSVDFSYNNFSGLVPGTGQFGYFNYTSFLGNPELCGPYLGPCKDGVANGPRQPHVKGPLSSSLKLLLVIGLLVCSILFAVAAIIKARALKKASEARAWKLTAFQRLDFTVDDVLDCLKEDNIIGKGGAGIVYKGAMPNGDNVAVKRLPAMSRGSSHDHGFNAEIQTLGRIRHRHIVRLLGFCSNHETNLLVYEYMPNGSLGEVLHGKKGGHLHWYTRYKIAVEASKGLCYLHHDCSPLIVHRDVKSNNILLDSNFEAHVADFGLAKFLQDSGASECMSAIAGSYGYIAPEYAYTLKVDEKSDVYSFGVVLLELVTGRKPVGEFGDGVDIVQWVRKMTDSNKEGVLKVLDPRLPSVPLHEVMHVFYVAMLCVEEQAVERPTMREVVQILTELPKPPSSKQGDLTITESSLSSSNSLESPTTASKEPKDQHPPQSPPTDLLSI; from the exons ATGCGAGTCCTTGTCTTGCTCATGCTCTTCCTCCACTCCCTCCACGCAGCGCGAATCTCAGAATACCGCGCGCTTCTCTCTTTCAAAGCATCTTCCATAACCAACGACCCCACCCATGCTCTCTCCTCCTGGAACTCCTCCACCCCCTTCTGCTCCTGGTTCGGCGTCACGTGCGACTCTCGCCGCCACGTGACCGGCCTCAACCTAACTTCCTTATCTCTCTCCGCCACTCTCTATGACCACCTCTCCCACCTCCCCTTCCTCTCCCACCTCTCCCTCGCCGATAACCAGTTCTCCGGCCCCATCCCGGTTTCCTTCTCCGCCCTCTCCGCCCTCCGCTTCCTCAACCTCTCCAACAATGTTTTTAACCAAACTTTTCCTTCTCAGCTTGCGCGCCTCTCCAACTTGGAGGTTCTCGACCTCTACAACAACAATATGACTGGCCCTTTACCTCTCGCCGTCGCCTCCATGCCGCTCCTCCGCCACCTCCACCTCGGCGGCAACTTCTTCTCCGGCCAGATCCCTCCCGAGTACGGCACCTGGCAACACCTCCGCTACCTCGCCCTCTCCGGCAACGAGCTCGCCGGCTACATCGCCCCGGAGCTCGGTAACCTCTCCGCCCTCCGCGAGCTCTACATTGGCTACTACAACACCTACTCCGGCGGCATCCCTCCCGAGATTGGAAACCTCTCCAACCTCGTACGCCTCGACGCCGCCTACTGTGGCCTCTCCGGCGAGATTCCGGCTGAGCTAGGAAAGCTTCAGAATTTAGACACGCTGTTTCTTCAGGTGAATTCGCTCTCCGGTTCTCTCACTTCCGAGCTGGGGAACTTGAAAAGCCTCAAGTCAATGGACCTTTCCAACAACATGCTCTCCGGAGAGGTTCCGGCGAGTTTTGCGGAGCTGAAGAATCTCACTCTGTTGAACCTGTTCCGGAACAAGCTCCACGGCGCGATTCCCGAGTTTGTTGGAGAGTTACCGGCTTTGGAGGTGTTGCAGCTTTGGGAGAACAACTTCACCGGAAGCATTCCTCAGAGTTTGGGGAAAAATGGAAGACTCACTCTCGTTGATCTTTCTTCGAACAAAATAACGGGGACGCTACCTCCATATATGTGTTATGGGAATCGTCTTCAGACTCTGATAACTCTCGGGAACTATTTGTTCGGTCCCATTCCTGATTCGCTTGGGAAGTGCGAGTCTCTGAATAGGATTCGGATGGGAGAGAACTTTCTGAACGGTTCTATTCCGAAGGGTCTATTTGGGCTTCCGAAGCTTACGCAGGTCGAGCTTCAGGATAATCTTCTCACGGGACAGTTTCCCGAGTATGGTTCCATTGCCACTGATCTTGGCCAGATTAGCCTCTCTAATAACAAGCTCTCTGGGCCGTTGCCATCCACCATTGGGAACTTCACTAGCATGCAGAAGCTTCTTCTTGATGGTAACGAGTTTTCAGGTCGAATTCCTCCTCAGATTGGTAGGCTGCAACAGCTTTCGAAGATTGATTTTAGTCATAACAAGTTCTCGGGTCCCATTGCTCCTGAGATAAGTAGGTGCAAGCTTTTGACCTTCATTGATCTCAGTGGTAATGAGCTCTCTGGTGAGATTCCAAACCAGATTACTTCCATGCGGATATTGAATTATCTCAACCTTTCAAGAAACCATCTAGATGGGTCTATTCCAGGTTCCATTGCCTCTATGCAGAGTTTGACTTCTGTTGATTTTTCATACAACAATTTCTCTGGGTTGGTTCCTGGCACTGGCCAATTCGGCTACTTTAACTACACCTCTTTCTTAGGGAACCCTGAACTCTGTGGCCCATATTTGGGTCCTTGTAAAGATGGGGTTGCCAATGGCCCTCGCCAACCCCATGTTAAAGGTCCACTATCTTCTTCATTGAAGCTTTTGCTAGTTATTGGGTTGCTTGTGTGTTCCATTTTATTTGCTGTTGCGGCAATAATCAAAGCCCGGGCTTTGAAGAAGGCCAGTGAAGCTCGGGCATGGAAATTAACCGCGTTCCAGCGCTTGGACTTCACTGTTGATGATGTTTTGGATTGCTTGAAGGAGGACAACATAATAGGGAAAGGGGGTGCTGGCATTGTATACAAAGGGGCAATGCCTAACGGGGATAATGTTGCTGTGAAAAGGTTACCAGCTATGAGCAGAGGATCTTCCCATGATCATGGTTTCAATGCTGAGATTCAGACATTGGGGAGGATTCGACACAGACACATTGTTAGACTGTTGGGTTTCTGTTCAAATCATGAGACAAATCTCTTGGTGTATGAGTACATGCCAAATGGAAGTTTAGGTGAGGTTCTTCATGGCAAGAAAGGGGGCCACTTGCATTGGTACACAAGGTATAAGATTGCTGTGGAGGCTTCAAAGGGCCTTTGCTATCTACACCATGACTGTTCACCACTCATTGTCCATAGAGATGTTAAATCCAACAACATCCTTCTTGATTCCAATTTTGAAGCACATGTTGCTGATTTTGGGCTCGCTAAATTCCTGCAAGATTCTGGAGCATCTGAATGCATGTCTGCTATTGCTGGTTCTTACGGATACATAGCTCCAG AGTATGCCTACACTTTGAAAGTTGATGAGAAAAGCGACGTGTACAGCTTTGGAGTGGTTCTTTTGGAGCTTGTAACAGGCAGGAAACCGGTTGGCGAGTTTGGCGATGGTGTGGACATTGTACAATGGGTGAGAAAAATGACAGACTCAAACAAGGAAGGAGTTCTAAAAGTTCTTGATCCTAGACTTCCCTCGGTTCCACTTCATGAGGTGATGCATGTTTTCTATGTAGCCATGCTGTGTGTTGAGGAACAGGCGGTGGAGAGGCCAACTATGCGCGAAGTTGTTCAAATTCTGACCGAGCTTCCAAAACCACCAAGCTCCAAACAAGGAGACTTAACAATCACAGAATCCTCTTTGTCTTCATCAAACAGTTTAGAGTCTCCAACCACGGCATCAAAGGAACCCAAAGATCAACATCCTCCTCAGTCGCCACCAACCGATCTACTtagcatttga